GTGGTTACAGCGCATCGAGCGACGCATGGAGGAACAGCCCGAGCGCGAGATGTTGGTACGCAGACGTTGCGATCTGCTCTCTCGCAGTTGCATCGTCCGCGATTCCGTACTGTTTCGTCTGGACGAGTTCGTGCATCTGGAGCGTGCCATCCGCTTCTAACTCGTGCAGCCGGGGGTACACTGTCCCCGGACTCAGCTCGGCACCGAACTGGGCTTCCAGCTCCTCCATCAGTCCGGTCCCGTGGGTGCCACCATCGGCGACTGCGATCATCGCCAGTAGGATCTCTTCCAGACTCTGTGTGACCAGGCCGTCATCGACTGGGGTATCGCCGTCGACGACGTCGTCAATGACCGGATCCAACACCGACTCCGTGATGGCGTCACGACTGGGTGGGTCATGCGATTCCGGGCGCTCTGTATCGCCGAGAGGGGTCACTCGCTCATCGGCTGTCTTGCCCTGCATCTTGCCCGTCGTCACGCGACGGAGGTTGTCTCCGGACATCGTCTCACCTGAACGCAATCCGCAGTCAGTGCTATAGGGGCTATCATGATATAAACGGGGCAGTGTTTTCTGAACGTGAAATCACCACAGTGCTCGAAAACGCTTATATAATATGACGCGAATTCTGGTGTAGTGGCTGAGGAACAGAGCATCGAGGAGGTTCTCGATACGATCGGCGACCAGCACGCCCGTCGTGTACTCGCCGCAATCAGTCGAGAACCACAGTCTGCGAAGGAACTCGCGGAGGAGTGTGACCTCTCGCTGCCGACGGTGTATCGACGCATCGAACTGCTCGACGAGTACGACCTTGTCACCGACCGAACACTCGTCGCCGAGGACGGGAACCACTACAAGGTGTACGAGTCCAACTTCGAGTCGACGGTCATCTCGCTCGAAGACGAGGAGTACAAAGTACGCATCTATCGGGAGGAGAACCTCCCGGACCGGTTCAGTCAGCTCTGGGACGAGCTGAACCCGGAATGAATTTGTTGACCAGTGAACGGGTGACCGCATGACGACTGGCGTGGCTATCGCACGTGGCGCGCTCGTCCTGATGCGGATGGTAGTGTTCGGACTGACACTCGGTATCACGCTCATTAGCTTTCAGGCCTACCGGAAGCGTCCGTCAGAACGGCTCCAGTACGCGTTCGTCGGCTTTGCGTTCATCAGTATGGGCGTCGCCATCTCCAGTGTCATCACGCAACTGAGCGCCGGCGAGACCGGTGCCATCGTTCGCGTGTTCTTCCAGATGGCGGAGACGATCCCGTTCATCATCGGGTTCGCGATGCTGTACGTGTCGCTGTACCGATGAGAAATCCGTTCGGGTGCGCCTGTCAGTTGTCGTCCCCGTAAAGCACGTTGTTTATTTGGCCGCGGTCCCACTACATGTTCAATGACTGATTCGACCACCGAGGTTGTCCGCCTGTTCGGTGGGCCCGGTAGCGGGAAGACGACGGCGCTACTCGACCGCGTCGAGGAACTGCTGGAAGACGACGACGTCGATTTCCGTGACGTACTGGTTGTCTCGTACACGCGTGCGGCGGCCGCCGAGATCCGCGAGCGGCTTGCGGACCGACTCGGCCTGTCCCCTCGTGCACTTCGCGGGAACGTCTGTACGATGCACGCGAAGGCGTACGAACTGCTGAACCTCTCTCGTGGCGATGTCGTCGGCGAGGACGACAAAGAGGCCTTCTGCGAGGAGTTCGGTATCGATTACGAGGACGAGTACGAAGGGTCCCGTCGCCGCTCTGCCCGCTCGACCACTCTCGGGAACAAGATCATCGCGACGAGCCAGT
The Haloarcula sp. CBA1129 genome window above contains:
- a CDS encoding helix-turn-helix domain-containing protein, which encodes MAEEQSIEEVLDTIGDQHARRVLAAISREPQSAKELAEECDLSLPTVYRRIELLDEYDLVTDRTLVAEDGNHYKVYESNFESTVISLEDEEYKVRIYREENLPDRFSQLWDELNPE
- a CDS encoding PadR family transcriptional regulator; translation: MSGDNLRRVTTGKMQGKTADERVTPLGDTERPESHDPPSRDAITESVLDPVIDDVVDGDTPVDDGLVTQSLEEILLAMIAVADGGTHGTGLMEELEAQFGAELSPGTVYPRLHELEADGTLQMHELVQTKQYGIADDATAREQIATSAYQHLALGLFLHASLDAL